The Populus trichocarpa isolate Nisqually-1 chromosome 11, P.trichocarpa_v4.1, whole genome shotgun sequence genome has a segment encoding these proteins:
- the LOC18109969 gene encoding probable glutathione S-transferase parC isoform X1 yields the protein MAEEVVLLGFWASPFAMRVKVALAEKEIDYVSREQNLFNKSSLLLEMNPVYKKVPVLIHEGKPICESLIIIEYIDEVWKHKAPLFPSDPCERAHARFWADYVDKHIFPNARLLWAAKGERQEAAKKSLIESFKALEGELGDKPYFGGESFGLRDIALIPFFSFFYAFETLGRFSMEEECPEIVAWAKRCSQRETVSKSVVLDQHKAYEFVLELMAWHGVK from the exons ATGGCAGAAGAAGTGGTATTACTGGGTTTCTGGGCTAGTCCTTTTGCAATGAGGGTGAAAGTTGCTCTGGCAGAGAAGGAAATAGATTATGTGTCCCGAGAACAGAATTTGTTCAACAAGAGTTCTTTGCTTCTAGAGATGAACCCTGTTTACAAGAAAGTCCCTGTTTTGATCCATGAAGGAAAGCCGATTTGTGAATCACTCATCATAATTGAATATATCGATGAAGTTTGGAAACACAAAGCTCCTTTATTCCCCTCCGATCCCTGTGAGAGGGCTCATGCTAGGTTCTGGGCTGACTATGTGGATAAACAT ATTTTCCCAAACGCGCGGTTGTTATGGGCAGCAAAAGGTGAACGCCAAGAAGCAGCGAAGAAGAGTCTCATAGAAAGCTTCAAAGCATTGGAAGGAGAGCTTGGAGACAAGCCCTACTTTGGGGGTGAGAGTTTTGGTCTAAGAGACATTGCGCTTATTCCCTTCTTCAGCTTTTTCTACGCATTTGAGACCCTCGGAAGATTTTCCATGGAAGAGGAGTGCCCCGAGATCGTGGCATGGGCTAAGAGATGCTCGCAAAGGGAGACTGTTTCAAAGTCAGTAGTGCTCGACCAGCACAAAgcttatgaatttgttttggaGCTCATGGCGTGGCATGGGGTTAAGTGA